A stretch of the Acidobacteriota bacterium genome encodes the following:
- a CDS encoding nuclear transport factor 2 family protein, producing MKRTTMLALALTACASMGLPIAETNQELALEVRATEMAFAATMAARDHNAFTSFVADEAVFFGGKSVQRGKPAVAAAWKKFFEEPKAPFSWAPEQVEVLDSGTLALSTGPVLDPDGKRIGTFSSIWRREPDGKWKIAFDKGCPPCDGASRP from the coding sequence ATGAAGAGAACGACGATGCTCGCCCTGGCGCTGACCGCCTGCGCCTCGATGGGGCTGCCGATCGCCGAGACGAACCAGGAGCTGGCGCTCGAGGTAAGGGCCACCGAGATGGCTTTCGCCGCCACGATGGCGGCCCGGGATCACAACGCCTTCACGTCCTTCGTCGCCGACGAGGCCGTCTTCTTCGGGGGGAAGAGCGTGCAGCGCGGCAAGCCCGCGGTGGCCGCCGCCTGGAAGAAGTTTTTCGAGGAGCCGAAGGCCCCCTTCTCGTGGGCGCCCGAACAGGTCGAGGTCCTCGACTCCGGCACCCTCGCGCTGAGCACGGGCCCCGTCCTCGACCCGGACGGCAAGAGGATCGGGACCTTCAGCTCCATCTGGCGGCGTGAGCCGGACGGAAAGTGGAAGATCGCCTTCGACAAGGGATGCCCCCCCTGCGACGGCGCGTCCCGGCCCTGA